Proteins from one Candidatus Nitrospira nitrosa genomic window:
- a CDS encoding winged helix-turn-helix transcriptional regulator, producing MAKHISCPTEQTLDLISGRWKALVIYWLLKGDRRFNQLQRDLNGITHRTLTKQLRELEGDGLVERHDFLENPPRVEYRLSTLGQSLEPILLAMHEWAVAHPHVKEK from the coding sequence ATGGCAAAGCACATCAGTTGTCCGACGGAGCAGACACTCGACCTCATCTCAGGCCGTTGGAAGGCCTTAGTGATCTATTGGTTGCTCAAAGGCGATCGGCGGTTTAACCAGTTGCAACGCGATCTCAATGGCATCACCCATCGGACGCTAACCAAACAATTGCGCGAACTGGAAGGCGACGGTCTGGTCGAACGGCATGATTTTTTAGAGAACCCACCGCGTGTCGAATATCGCCTCTCGACCCTAGGACAGTCCCTCGAACCCATCTTGCTTGCGATGCATGAGTGGGCTGTTGCCCATCCGCACGTGAAGGAGAAATAG